Proteins from a single region of Xenopus laevis strain J_2021 chromosome 9_10S, Xenopus_laevis_v10.1, whole genome shotgun sequence:
- the rpl13a.S gene encoding 60S ribosomal protein L13a: MAGAENKKLMRDIAKISLPGLHKSAGGFKSARQVLIIDGRGHLLGRLAAIVAKQVLLGRKVVVVRCEGINISGNFYRNKLKYLAFLRKRMNTNPSRGPYHFRAPSRIFWRTVRGMLPHKTKRGQAALERLKVFDGIPPPYDKRKRMVVPAALKIVRLKPTRKFAFLGRLAHEVGWKYQAVTATLEEKRKVKAKLHYNKKKIIVKLRKQAEKNVESKISKYTDVLKQYGILV; this comes from the exons ATGGCGGGCGCTGAG AATAAGAAGCTCATGCGTGACATTGCCAAGATTAGCCTCCCTGGATTGCACAAGAGCGCTGGGGGTTTCAAATCTGCAAGACAG GTTTTGATCATTGATGGCAGAGGGCATCTCCTTGGTCGACTTGCTGCTATTGTTGCCAAGCAGGTTCTGCTGG GCCGCAAAGTGGTGGTGGTTCGCTGCGAAGGCATAAATATCTCTGGCAACTTCTACCGCAACAAGC tCAAGTACCTTGCTTTCCTGCGCAAGCGTATGAACACCAACCCATCGCGGGGGCCATACCATTTCAGAGCACCCAGCCGCATCTTCTGGAGGACTGTAAGAG GAATGCTGCCACATAAGACAAAGAGAGGCCAGGCTGCTCTGGAGCGACTGAAGGTGTTTGATGGAATCCCACCTCCCTATGACAAG AGGAAACGTATGGTGGTGCCTGCTGCCCTGAAGATTGTGCGCCTGAAGCCAACAAGAAAG TTTGCTTTCCTTGGCCGCCTTGCCCATGAAGTTGGCTGGAAATACCAGGCAGTGACTGCAACCTTGGAGGAGAAGAGAAAGGTCAAGGCCAAACTTCATTATAACAAAAAGAAGATCATTGTG AAACTCCGAAAACAAGCAGAAAAGAACGTTGAGAGTAAAATCTCCAAATACACAGATGTTCTGAAGCAATACGGCATACTTGTCTAA